The Desmodus rotundus isolate HL8 chromosome 3, HLdesRot8A.1, whole genome shotgun sequence genome includes a region encoding these proteins:
- the RAP1GAP gene encoding rap1 GTPase-activating protein 1 isoform X1: MIEKMQGSRMDEQRCSFPPPLKTEEDYIPYPSVHEVLGREGPFPLILLPQFGGYWIEGTNHEITSIPETEPLQSPTTKVKLECNPTARIYRKHFLGKEHFNYYSLDTALGHLVFSLKYDVIGDQEHLRLLLRTKCRTYHDVIPISCLTEFPNVVQMAKLVCEDVNVDRFYPVLYPKASRLIVTFDEHVISNNFKFGVIYQKLGQTSEEELFSTNEESPAFVEFLEFLGQKVKLQDFKGFRGGLDVTHGQTGTESVYCNFRNKEIMFHVSTKLPYTEGDAQQQMEAIQSPLLVGPSRGRGDKILQSCESLSFPICKMEIIMAPTSQLQRKRHIGNDIVAVVFQDENTPFVPDMIASNFLHAYVVVQAEGGGPNGPLYKVSVTARDDVPFFGPPLPDPAVFRKGPEFQEFLLTKLINAEYACYKAEKFAKLEERTRAALLETLYEELHIHSQSMMGLGGDEDKMENGGGGGGFFESFKRVIRSRSQSMDAMGLSNKKPNTVSTSHSGSFAPNNPDLAKAAGISLLIPGKSASRFGRRGSAIGIGTVEESLIVPGKSPTRKKSGPFGSRRSSAIGIENIQEVQEKRESPPAGQKTPDSGHVSQEPKSENSSTQSSPEMPTTKNRVETAAQRAEVLKDFSRSSSSASSFASVVEETEGVDGDDTGLESISSSGTPHKRDSFIYSTWLEDSVSTTSGGSSPGPSRSPHPDASKLGDPACPEIKIQLEGAEHHTPQLGC, from the exons ATGATTGAAAAGATGCAG GGAAGCAGGATGGATGAACAACGATgctccttcccaccacccctcaAA ACGGAGGAGGACTACATTCCCTACCCAAGCGTCCATGAG GTCCTGGGGCGAGAAGGGCCCTTCCCCCTCATCCTGCTGCCCCAGTTTGGAGGCTACTGGATTGAAGGCACCAACCACGAAATCACCAGCATCCCGGAGACGGAGCCGCTGCAGTCACCCACGACCAAGGTGAAGCTGGAGTGCAACCCCACAGCCCGCATCTACCGGAAGCACTTTCTCGGCAAG GAACATTTCAACTACTACTCACTGGACACCGCCCTGGGCCACCTCGTTTTCTCGCTCAAGTATGATGTCATCGGGGACCAGGAGCACTTGCGGCTGCTGCtcag gaccaaatgCCGGACATACCATGACGTCATCCCCATCTCCTGCCTCACCGAATTCCCCAACGTGGTCCAGATGGCGAAG CTGGTGTGTGAAGACGTGAATGTGGATCGATTCTATCCTGTGCTCTACCCCAAG GCTTCCCGGCTCATCGTCACCTTTGATGAACATGTTATCAGCAATAACTTCAAGTTTGGAGTCATTTATCAGAAGCTTGGGCAG ACCTCGGAGGAGGAACTCTTCAGCACCAACGAGGAAAGCCCTGCCTTTGTGGAGTTCCTTGAATTTCTTGGCCAGAAGGTCAAACTGCAGGACTTTAAGGG gtTCCGAGGAGGCCTGGACGTGACCCACGGGCAGACGGGGACCGAGTCTGTGTACTGCAACTTCCGTAACAAGGAGATCATGTTTCACGTGTCCACCAAGCTGCCCTACACAGAAGGGGACGCGCAGCAG CAGATGGAAGCGATCCAGTCCCCACTACTTGTGGGCCCCAGTCGAGGCAGGGGAGACAAGATATTGCAAAGTTGtgaaagcctcagtttccccatctgtaaaatggagataataatggcACCTACCTCACAG TTGCAGCGAAAGCGGCACATCGGGAACGACATCGTCGCTGTGGTCTTCCAGGATGAGAACACGCCCTTTGTACCTGACATGATTGCGTCCAACTTCCTGCATGCCTATGTGGTGGTGCAGGCCGAGGGTGGGGGGCCCAATGGCCCCCTCTACAAG GTCTCTGTCACGGCCAGAGATGATGTACCCTTCTTTGGGCCCCCACTCCCAGACCCTGCTGTGTTCAGGAAG gggccCGAGTTCCAGGAATTTTTGCTGACAAAACTGATCAATGCTGAATATGCCTGCTACAAGGCAGAGAAGTTTGCCAAACTGGAG GAGCGGACACGGGCCGCCCTCCTGGAGACGCTCTATGAGGAACTACACATCCACAGCCAGTCCATGATGGGCCTGGGCGGCGACGAGGACAAGATGGAGaacggcggcggtggcggcggcttCTTCGAGTCTTTCAAG CGGGTCATCCGGAGCCGCAGCCAGTCCATGGACGCCATGGGACTAAGCAACAAGAAGCCCAACACCGTGTCCACCAGCCACAGCGGGAGCTTTGCGCCCAACAACCCTGACCTGGCCAAGGCCGCTGGAATA TCATTGCTTATTCCTGGGAAAAGTGCGAGTAGATTCGGACGCCGGGGCAGTGCCATAGGCATAGGAACCGTGGAAGAG TCACTGATTGTCCCTGGGAAGAGCCCCACGAGGAAGAAGTCCGGCCCGTTTGGCTCACGCCGCAGCAGCGCCATCGGCATTGAGAACATACAGGAAGTGCAGGAGAAAAG GGAGAGTCCCCCGGCTGGCCAGAAGACCCCAGACAGCGGACATGTCTCACAGGAGCCCAAGTCCGAGAACTCCTCCACCCAGAGCTCCCCAGAGATGCCAACGACCAAGAACAG AGTGGAGACAGCAGCCCAGAGAGCAGAAGTGCTGAAGGACTTCTCCCGCTCCTCGTCCAGTGCCAGCAGCTTCGCCAGCGTggtggaggaaactgagggtgTGGACGGGGACGATACCGGCCTG gAGAGCATCTCGTCCTCAGGGACCCCCCACAAGCGGGACTCCTTCATCTATAGCACGTGGCTGGAGGACAGCGTCAGCACCACGAGTGGGGGCAGCTCCCCAG gcccctcacGGTCACCCCATCCAGACGCCAGCAAGTTGGGGGACCCTGCATGTCCAGAGATCAAGATCCAGCTGGAAGGGGCTGAGCACCACACACCCCAGCTG GGCTGTTAG
- the RAP1GAP gene encoding rap1 GTPase-activating protein 1 isoform X3: MIEKMQGSRMDEQRCSFPPPLKTEEDYIPYPSVHEVLGREGPFPLILLPQFGGYWIEGTNHEITSIPETEPLQSPTTKVKLECNPTARIYRKHFLGKEHFNYYSLDTALGHLVFSLKYDVIGDQEHLRLLLRTKCRTYHDVIPISCLTEFPNVVQMAKLVCEDVNVDRFYPVLYPKASRLIVTFDEHVISNNFKFGVIYQKLGQTSEEELFSTNEESPAFVEFLEFLGQKVKLQDFKGFRGGLDVTHGQTGTESVYCNFRNKEIMFHVSTKLPYTEGDAQQLQRKRHIGNDIVAVVFQDENTPFVPDMIASNFLHAYVVVQAEGGGPNGPLYKVSVTARDDVPFFGPPLPDPAVFRKGPEFQEFLLTKLINAEYACYKAEKFAKLEERTRAALLETLYEELHIHSQSMMGLGGDEDKMENGGGGGGFFESFKRVIRSRSQSMDAMGLSNKKPNTVSTSHSGSFAPNNPDLAKAAGISLLIPGKSASRFGRRGSAIGIGTVEESLIVPGKSPTRKKSGPFGSRRSSAIGIENIQEVQEKRESPPAGQKTPDSGHVSQEPKSENSSTQSSPEMPTTKNRVETAAQRAEVLKDFSRSSSSASSFASVVEETEGVDGDDTGLESISSSGTPHKRDSFIYSTWLEDSVSTTSGGSSPGPSRSPHPDASKLGDPACPEIKIQLEGAEHHTPQLGC, encoded by the exons ATGATTGAAAAGATGCAG GGAAGCAGGATGGATGAACAACGATgctccttcccaccacccctcaAA ACGGAGGAGGACTACATTCCCTACCCAAGCGTCCATGAG GTCCTGGGGCGAGAAGGGCCCTTCCCCCTCATCCTGCTGCCCCAGTTTGGAGGCTACTGGATTGAAGGCACCAACCACGAAATCACCAGCATCCCGGAGACGGAGCCGCTGCAGTCACCCACGACCAAGGTGAAGCTGGAGTGCAACCCCACAGCCCGCATCTACCGGAAGCACTTTCTCGGCAAG GAACATTTCAACTACTACTCACTGGACACCGCCCTGGGCCACCTCGTTTTCTCGCTCAAGTATGATGTCATCGGGGACCAGGAGCACTTGCGGCTGCTGCtcag gaccaaatgCCGGACATACCATGACGTCATCCCCATCTCCTGCCTCACCGAATTCCCCAACGTGGTCCAGATGGCGAAG CTGGTGTGTGAAGACGTGAATGTGGATCGATTCTATCCTGTGCTCTACCCCAAG GCTTCCCGGCTCATCGTCACCTTTGATGAACATGTTATCAGCAATAACTTCAAGTTTGGAGTCATTTATCAGAAGCTTGGGCAG ACCTCGGAGGAGGAACTCTTCAGCACCAACGAGGAAAGCCCTGCCTTTGTGGAGTTCCTTGAATTTCTTGGCCAGAAGGTCAAACTGCAGGACTTTAAGGG gtTCCGAGGAGGCCTGGACGTGACCCACGGGCAGACGGGGACCGAGTCTGTGTACTGCAACTTCCGTAACAAGGAGATCATGTTTCACGTGTCCACCAAGCTGCCCTACACAGAAGGGGACGCGCAGCAG TTGCAGCGAAAGCGGCACATCGGGAACGACATCGTCGCTGTGGTCTTCCAGGATGAGAACACGCCCTTTGTACCTGACATGATTGCGTCCAACTTCCTGCATGCCTATGTGGTGGTGCAGGCCGAGGGTGGGGGGCCCAATGGCCCCCTCTACAAG GTCTCTGTCACGGCCAGAGATGATGTACCCTTCTTTGGGCCCCCACTCCCAGACCCTGCTGTGTTCAGGAAG gggccCGAGTTCCAGGAATTTTTGCTGACAAAACTGATCAATGCTGAATATGCCTGCTACAAGGCAGAGAAGTTTGCCAAACTGGAG GAGCGGACACGGGCCGCCCTCCTGGAGACGCTCTATGAGGAACTACACATCCACAGCCAGTCCATGATGGGCCTGGGCGGCGACGAGGACAAGATGGAGaacggcggcggtggcggcggcttCTTCGAGTCTTTCAAG CGGGTCATCCGGAGCCGCAGCCAGTCCATGGACGCCATGGGACTAAGCAACAAGAAGCCCAACACCGTGTCCACCAGCCACAGCGGGAGCTTTGCGCCCAACAACCCTGACCTGGCCAAGGCCGCTGGAATA TCATTGCTTATTCCTGGGAAAAGTGCGAGTAGATTCGGACGCCGGGGCAGTGCCATAGGCATAGGAACCGTGGAAGAG TCACTGATTGTCCCTGGGAAGAGCCCCACGAGGAAGAAGTCCGGCCCGTTTGGCTCACGCCGCAGCAGCGCCATCGGCATTGAGAACATACAGGAAGTGCAGGAGAAAAG GGAGAGTCCCCCGGCTGGCCAGAAGACCCCAGACAGCGGACATGTCTCACAGGAGCCCAAGTCCGAGAACTCCTCCACCCAGAGCTCCCCAGAGATGCCAACGACCAAGAACAG AGTGGAGACAGCAGCCCAGAGAGCAGAAGTGCTGAAGGACTTCTCCCGCTCCTCGTCCAGTGCCAGCAGCTTCGCCAGCGTggtggaggaaactgagggtgTGGACGGGGACGATACCGGCCTG gAGAGCATCTCGTCCTCAGGGACCCCCCACAAGCGGGACTCCTTCATCTATAGCACGTGGCTGGAGGACAGCGTCAGCACCACGAGTGGGGGCAGCTCCCCAG gcccctcacGGTCACCCCATCCAGACGCCAGCAAGTTGGGGGACCCTGCATGTCCAGAGATCAAGATCCAGCTGGAAGGGGCTGAGCACCACACACCCCAGCTG GGCTGTTAG
- the RAP1GAP gene encoding rap1 GTPase-activating protein 1 isoform X2: protein MIEKMQGSRMDEQRCSFPPPLKTEEDYIPYPSVHEVLGREGPFPLILLPQFGGYWIEGTNHEITSIPETEPLQSPTTKVKLECNPTARIYRKHFLGKEHFNYYSLDTALGHLVFSLKYDVIGDQEHLRLLLRTKCRTYHDVIPISCLTEFPNVVQMAKLVCEDVNVDRFYPVLYPKASRLIVTFDEHVISNNFKFGVIYQKLGQTSEEELFSTNEESPAFVEFLEFLGQKVKLQDFKGFRGGLDVTHGQTGTESVYCNFRNKEIMFHVSTKLPYTEGDAQQQMEAIQSPLLVGPSRGRGDKILQSCESLSFPICKMEIIMAPTSQLQRKRHIGNDIVAVVFQDENTPFVPDMIASNFLHAYVVVQAEGGGPNGPLYKVSVTARDDVPFFGPPLPDPAVFRKGPEFQEFLLTKLINAEYACYKAEKFAKLEERTRAALLETLYEELHIHSQSMMGLGGDEDKMENGGGGGGFFESFKRVIRSRSQSMDAMGLSNKKPNTVSTSHSGSFAPNNPDLAKAAGISLIVPGKSPTRKKSGPFGSRRSSAIGIENIQEVQEKRESPPAGQKTPDSGHVSQEPKSENSSTQSSPEMPTTKNRVETAAQRAEVLKDFSRSSSSASSFASVVEETEGVDGDDTGLESISSSGTPHKRDSFIYSTWLEDSVSTTSGGSSPGPSRSPHPDASKLGDPACPEIKIQLEGAEHHTPQLGC from the exons ATGATTGAAAAGATGCAG GGAAGCAGGATGGATGAACAACGATgctccttcccaccacccctcaAA ACGGAGGAGGACTACATTCCCTACCCAAGCGTCCATGAG GTCCTGGGGCGAGAAGGGCCCTTCCCCCTCATCCTGCTGCCCCAGTTTGGAGGCTACTGGATTGAAGGCACCAACCACGAAATCACCAGCATCCCGGAGACGGAGCCGCTGCAGTCACCCACGACCAAGGTGAAGCTGGAGTGCAACCCCACAGCCCGCATCTACCGGAAGCACTTTCTCGGCAAG GAACATTTCAACTACTACTCACTGGACACCGCCCTGGGCCACCTCGTTTTCTCGCTCAAGTATGATGTCATCGGGGACCAGGAGCACTTGCGGCTGCTGCtcag gaccaaatgCCGGACATACCATGACGTCATCCCCATCTCCTGCCTCACCGAATTCCCCAACGTGGTCCAGATGGCGAAG CTGGTGTGTGAAGACGTGAATGTGGATCGATTCTATCCTGTGCTCTACCCCAAG GCTTCCCGGCTCATCGTCACCTTTGATGAACATGTTATCAGCAATAACTTCAAGTTTGGAGTCATTTATCAGAAGCTTGGGCAG ACCTCGGAGGAGGAACTCTTCAGCACCAACGAGGAAAGCCCTGCCTTTGTGGAGTTCCTTGAATTTCTTGGCCAGAAGGTCAAACTGCAGGACTTTAAGGG gtTCCGAGGAGGCCTGGACGTGACCCACGGGCAGACGGGGACCGAGTCTGTGTACTGCAACTTCCGTAACAAGGAGATCATGTTTCACGTGTCCACCAAGCTGCCCTACACAGAAGGGGACGCGCAGCAG CAGATGGAAGCGATCCAGTCCCCACTACTTGTGGGCCCCAGTCGAGGCAGGGGAGACAAGATATTGCAAAGTTGtgaaagcctcagtttccccatctgtaaaatggagataataatggcACCTACCTCACAG TTGCAGCGAAAGCGGCACATCGGGAACGACATCGTCGCTGTGGTCTTCCAGGATGAGAACACGCCCTTTGTACCTGACATGATTGCGTCCAACTTCCTGCATGCCTATGTGGTGGTGCAGGCCGAGGGTGGGGGGCCCAATGGCCCCCTCTACAAG GTCTCTGTCACGGCCAGAGATGATGTACCCTTCTTTGGGCCCCCACTCCCAGACCCTGCTGTGTTCAGGAAG gggccCGAGTTCCAGGAATTTTTGCTGACAAAACTGATCAATGCTGAATATGCCTGCTACAAGGCAGAGAAGTTTGCCAAACTGGAG GAGCGGACACGGGCCGCCCTCCTGGAGACGCTCTATGAGGAACTACACATCCACAGCCAGTCCATGATGGGCCTGGGCGGCGACGAGGACAAGATGGAGaacggcggcggtggcggcggcttCTTCGAGTCTTTCAAG CGGGTCATCCGGAGCCGCAGCCAGTCCATGGACGCCATGGGACTAAGCAACAAGAAGCCCAACACCGTGTCCACCAGCCACAGCGGGAGCTTTGCGCCCAACAACCCTGACCTGGCCAAGGCCGCTGGAATA TCACTGATTGTCCCTGGGAAGAGCCCCACGAGGAAGAAGTCCGGCCCGTTTGGCTCACGCCGCAGCAGCGCCATCGGCATTGAGAACATACAGGAAGTGCAGGAGAAAAG GGAGAGTCCCCCGGCTGGCCAGAAGACCCCAGACAGCGGACATGTCTCACAGGAGCCCAAGTCCGAGAACTCCTCCACCCAGAGCTCCCCAGAGATGCCAACGACCAAGAACAG AGTGGAGACAGCAGCCCAGAGAGCAGAAGTGCTGAAGGACTTCTCCCGCTCCTCGTCCAGTGCCAGCAGCTTCGCCAGCGTggtggaggaaactgagggtgTGGACGGGGACGATACCGGCCTG gAGAGCATCTCGTCCTCAGGGACCCCCCACAAGCGGGACTCCTTCATCTATAGCACGTGGCTGGAGGACAGCGTCAGCACCACGAGTGGGGGCAGCTCCCCAG gcccctcacGGTCACCCCATCCAGACGCCAGCAAGTTGGGGGACCCTGCATGTCCAGAGATCAAGATCCAGCTGGAAGGGGCTGAGCACCACACACCCCAGCTG GGCTGTTAG
- the RAP1GAP gene encoding rap1 GTPase-activating protein 1 isoform X4 — protein MIEKMQGSRMDEQRCSFPPPLKTEEDYIPYPSVHEVLGREGPFPLILLPQFGGYWIEGTNHEITSIPETEPLQSPTTKVKLECNPTARIYRKHFLGKEHFNYYSLDTALGHLVFSLKYDVIGDQEHLRLLLRTKCRTYHDVIPISCLTEFPNVVQMAKLVCEDVNVDRFYPVLYPKASRLIVTFDEHVISNNFKFGVIYQKLGQTSEEELFSTNEESPAFVEFLEFLGQKVKLQDFKGFRGGLDVTHGQTGTESVYCNFRNKEIMFHVSTKLPYTEGDAQQLQRKRHIGNDIVAVVFQDENTPFVPDMIASNFLHAYVVVQAEGGGPNGPLYKVSVTARDDVPFFGPPLPDPAVFRKGPEFQEFLLTKLINAEYACYKAEKFAKLEERTRAALLETLYEELHIHSQSMMGLGGDEDKMENGGGGGGFFESFKRVIRSRSQSMDAMGLSNKKPNTVSTSHSGSFAPNNPDLAKAAGISLIVPGKSPTRKKSGPFGSRRSSAIGIENIQEVQEKRESPPAGQKTPDSGHVSQEPKSENSSTQSSPEMPTTKNRVETAAQRAEVLKDFSRSSSSASSFASVVEETEGVDGDDTGLESISSSGTPHKRDSFIYSTWLEDSVSTTSGGSSPGPSRSPHPDASKLGDPACPEIKIQLEGAEHHTPQLGC, from the exons ATGATTGAAAAGATGCAG GGAAGCAGGATGGATGAACAACGATgctccttcccaccacccctcaAA ACGGAGGAGGACTACATTCCCTACCCAAGCGTCCATGAG GTCCTGGGGCGAGAAGGGCCCTTCCCCCTCATCCTGCTGCCCCAGTTTGGAGGCTACTGGATTGAAGGCACCAACCACGAAATCACCAGCATCCCGGAGACGGAGCCGCTGCAGTCACCCACGACCAAGGTGAAGCTGGAGTGCAACCCCACAGCCCGCATCTACCGGAAGCACTTTCTCGGCAAG GAACATTTCAACTACTACTCACTGGACACCGCCCTGGGCCACCTCGTTTTCTCGCTCAAGTATGATGTCATCGGGGACCAGGAGCACTTGCGGCTGCTGCtcag gaccaaatgCCGGACATACCATGACGTCATCCCCATCTCCTGCCTCACCGAATTCCCCAACGTGGTCCAGATGGCGAAG CTGGTGTGTGAAGACGTGAATGTGGATCGATTCTATCCTGTGCTCTACCCCAAG GCTTCCCGGCTCATCGTCACCTTTGATGAACATGTTATCAGCAATAACTTCAAGTTTGGAGTCATTTATCAGAAGCTTGGGCAG ACCTCGGAGGAGGAACTCTTCAGCACCAACGAGGAAAGCCCTGCCTTTGTGGAGTTCCTTGAATTTCTTGGCCAGAAGGTCAAACTGCAGGACTTTAAGGG gtTCCGAGGAGGCCTGGACGTGACCCACGGGCAGACGGGGACCGAGTCTGTGTACTGCAACTTCCGTAACAAGGAGATCATGTTTCACGTGTCCACCAAGCTGCCCTACACAGAAGGGGACGCGCAGCAG TTGCAGCGAAAGCGGCACATCGGGAACGACATCGTCGCTGTGGTCTTCCAGGATGAGAACACGCCCTTTGTACCTGACATGATTGCGTCCAACTTCCTGCATGCCTATGTGGTGGTGCAGGCCGAGGGTGGGGGGCCCAATGGCCCCCTCTACAAG GTCTCTGTCACGGCCAGAGATGATGTACCCTTCTTTGGGCCCCCACTCCCAGACCCTGCTGTGTTCAGGAAG gggccCGAGTTCCAGGAATTTTTGCTGACAAAACTGATCAATGCTGAATATGCCTGCTACAAGGCAGAGAAGTTTGCCAAACTGGAG GAGCGGACACGGGCCGCCCTCCTGGAGACGCTCTATGAGGAACTACACATCCACAGCCAGTCCATGATGGGCCTGGGCGGCGACGAGGACAAGATGGAGaacggcggcggtggcggcggcttCTTCGAGTCTTTCAAG CGGGTCATCCGGAGCCGCAGCCAGTCCATGGACGCCATGGGACTAAGCAACAAGAAGCCCAACACCGTGTCCACCAGCCACAGCGGGAGCTTTGCGCCCAACAACCCTGACCTGGCCAAGGCCGCTGGAATA TCACTGATTGTCCCTGGGAAGAGCCCCACGAGGAAGAAGTCCGGCCCGTTTGGCTCACGCCGCAGCAGCGCCATCGGCATTGAGAACATACAGGAAGTGCAGGAGAAAAG GGAGAGTCCCCCGGCTGGCCAGAAGACCCCAGACAGCGGACATGTCTCACAGGAGCCCAAGTCCGAGAACTCCTCCACCCAGAGCTCCCCAGAGATGCCAACGACCAAGAACAG AGTGGAGACAGCAGCCCAGAGAGCAGAAGTGCTGAAGGACTTCTCCCGCTCCTCGTCCAGTGCCAGCAGCTTCGCCAGCGTggtggaggaaactgagggtgTGGACGGGGACGATACCGGCCTG gAGAGCATCTCGTCCTCAGGGACCCCCCACAAGCGGGACTCCTTCATCTATAGCACGTGGCTGGAGGACAGCGTCAGCACCACGAGTGGGGGCAGCTCCCCAG gcccctcacGGTCACCCCATCCAGACGCCAGCAAGTTGGGGGACCCTGCATGTCCAGAGATCAAGATCCAGCTGGAAGGGGCTGAGCACCACACACCCCAGCTG GGCTGTTAG
- the RAP1GAP gene encoding rap1 GTPase-activating protein 1 isoform X5: protein MSCRKRSFTFGAYGGVDKSFTPHRSVWRGDGQNPRFPQALDLPRVDLASPPTASLHPKNTDLFEMIEKMQGSRMDEQRCSFPPPLKTEEDYIPYPSVHEVLGREGPFPLILLPQFGGYWIEGTNHEITSIPETEPLQSPTTKVKLECNPTARIYRKHFLGKEHFNYYSLDTALGHLVFSLKYDVIGDQEHLRLLLRTKCRTYHDVIPISCLTEFPNVVQMAKLVCEDVNVDRFYPVLYPKASRLIVTFDEHVISNNFKFGVIYQKLGQTSEEELFSTNEESPAFVEFLEFLGQKVKLQDFKGFRGGLDVTHGQTGTESVYCNFRNKEIMFHVSTKLPYTEGDAQQLQRKRHIGNDIVAVVFQDENTPFVPDMIASNFLHAYVVVQAEGGGPNGPLYKVSVTARDDVPFFGPPLPDPAVFRKGPEFQEFLLTKLINAEYACYKAEKFAKLEERTRAALLETLYEELHIHSQSMMGLGGDEDKMENGGGGGGFFESFKRVIRSRSQSMDAMGLSNKKPNTVSTSHSGSFAPNNPDLAKAAGISLIVPGKSPTRKKSGPFGSRRSSAIGIENIQEVQEKRESPPAGQKTPDSGHVSQEPKSENSSTQSSPEMPTTKNRVETAAQRAEVLKDFSRSSSSASSFASVVEETEGVDGDDTGLESISSSGTPHKRDSFIYSTWLEDSVSTTSGGSSPGPSRSPHPDASKLGDPACPEIKIQLEGAEHHTPQLGC, encoded by the exons AACACAGATCTGTTTGAGATGATTGAAAAGATGCAG GGAAGCAGGATGGATGAACAACGATgctccttcccaccacccctcaAA ACGGAGGAGGACTACATTCCCTACCCAAGCGTCCATGAG GTCCTGGGGCGAGAAGGGCCCTTCCCCCTCATCCTGCTGCCCCAGTTTGGAGGCTACTGGATTGAAGGCACCAACCACGAAATCACCAGCATCCCGGAGACGGAGCCGCTGCAGTCACCCACGACCAAGGTGAAGCTGGAGTGCAACCCCACAGCCCGCATCTACCGGAAGCACTTTCTCGGCAAG GAACATTTCAACTACTACTCACTGGACACCGCCCTGGGCCACCTCGTTTTCTCGCTCAAGTATGATGTCATCGGGGACCAGGAGCACTTGCGGCTGCTGCtcag gaccaaatgCCGGACATACCATGACGTCATCCCCATCTCCTGCCTCACCGAATTCCCCAACGTGGTCCAGATGGCGAAG CTGGTGTGTGAAGACGTGAATGTGGATCGATTCTATCCTGTGCTCTACCCCAAG GCTTCCCGGCTCATCGTCACCTTTGATGAACATGTTATCAGCAATAACTTCAAGTTTGGAGTCATTTATCAGAAGCTTGGGCAG ACCTCGGAGGAGGAACTCTTCAGCACCAACGAGGAAAGCCCTGCCTTTGTGGAGTTCCTTGAATTTCTTGGCCAGAAGGTCAAACTGCAGGACTTTAAGGG gtTCCGAGGAGGCCTGGACGTGACCCACGGGCAGACGGGGACCGAGTCTGTGTACTGCAACTTCCGTAACAAGGAGATCATGTTTCACGTGTCCACCAAGCTGCCCTACACAGAAGGGGACGCGCAGCAG TTGCAGCGAAAGCGGCACATCGGGAACGACATCGTCGCTGTGGTCTTCCAGGATGAGAACACGCCCTTTGTACCTGACATGATTGCGTCCAACTTCCTGCATGCCTATGTGGTGGTGCAGGCCGAGGGTGGGGGGCCCAATGGCCCCCTCTACAAG GTCTCTGTCACGGCCAGAGATGATGTACCCTTCTTTGGGCCCCCACTCCCAGACCCTGCTGTGTTCAGGAAG gggccCGAGTTCCAGGAATTTTTGCTGACAAAACTGATCAATGCTGAATATGCCTGCTACAAGGCAGAGAAGTTTGCCAAACTGGAG GAGCGGACACGGGCCGCCCTCCTGGAGACGCTCTATGAGGAACTACACATCCACAGCCAGTCCATGATGGGCCTGGGCGGCGACGAGGACAAGATGGAGaacggcggcggtggcggcggcttCTTCGAGTCTTTCAAG CGGGTCATCCGGAGCCGCAGCCAGTCCATGGACGCCATGGGACTAAGCAACAAGAAGCCCAACACCGTGTCCACCAGCCACAGCGGGAGCTTTGCGCCCAACAACCCTGACCTGGCCAAGGCCGCTGGAATA TCACTGATTGTCCCTGGGAAGAGCCCCACGAGGAAGAAGTCCGGCCCGTTTGGCTCACGCCGCAGCAGCGCCATCGGCATTGAGAACATACAGGAAGTGCAGGAGAAAAG GGAGAGTCCCCCGGCTGGCCAGAAGACCCCAGACAGCGGACATGTCTCACAGGAGCCCAAGTCCGAGAACTCCTCCACCCAGAGCTCCCCAGAGATGCCAACGACCAAGAACAG AGTGGAGACAGCAGCCCAGAGAGCAGAAGTGCTGAAGGACTTCTCCCGCTCCTCGTCCAGTGCCAGCAGCTTCGCCAGCGTggtggaggaaactgagggtgTGGACGGGGACGATACCGGCCTG gAGAGCATCTCGTCCTCAGGGACCCCCCACAAGCGGGACTCCTTCATCTATAGCACGTGGCTGGAGGACAGCGTCAGCACCACGAGTGGGGGCAGCTCCCCAG gcccctcacGGTCACCCCATCCAGACGCCAGCAAGTTGGGGGACCCTGCATGTCCAGAGATCAAGATCCAGCTGGAAGGGGCTGAGCACCACACACCCCAGCTG GGCTGTTAG